In the Podospora bellae-mahoneyi strain CBS 112042 chromosome 4, whole genome shotgun sequence genome, one interval contains:
- a CDS encoding hypothetical protein (EggNog:ENOG503P2SB; COG:S), whose amino-acid sequence MAQRNTVAAGEDDEFALLSHQWSQITTGLRALLRETKKGVVYLLTSRTVQRSLIWSILLLTAAVILYLVAVVVYVASYYVYLPKQVHEQEVYLHYGYGQNPVALTSLKLLPDQPYDISVSLTLPLTPENTKRGNFMVLIHLLDTDLTEHTPAGGAGLYNPVVLMDKTTGQTDLVTSLSLGPLMKTSTVLLTSARPAIIPYTDPLVSLAKRILFLPYHVLFTQRADATTLEVKMVEGVAFGSGRGDSWLRKGQGQGEKMPRSMVVEVQAGQGLGVYECRVEIVARLRGLRWVMYEWRILSFFGITGLFWAVEMGCLVLGILLLGGIRASDQQKQIEDWEPRQEPTLEQSLIKEEDEMSDTERTFPTGTGEPPLRYESSSGLEGKIKKEEGEEGLDLLMTKLPDFGELGDDEEDGEGSDWKDSGIGTSTNYSDAAKGEAGPRRRRVSKS is encoded by the exons ATG GCCCAACGCAACACTGTTGCCGCCGGCGAAGACGACGAATTTGCCCTCCTATCCCACCAATGGAGCCAGATCACGACCGGGCTCCGCgcgttgttgagggagacgaagaagggggttgtttaCCTGTTGACGTCTAGGACTGTTCAGAGGAGTTTGATATGGTCGATTTTGCTACTCACCGCGGCGGTCATACTATatcttgttgctgtggtggtcTACGTGGCCTCTTACTATGTTTACCTGCCCAAACAGGTGCATGAGCAGGAGGTTTATCTGCATTATGG ATACGGCCAAAACCCGGTCGCGTTAACAAGCCTGAAGCTCCTCCCTGACCAACCGTACGATATATCGGTTTCGTTGACGCTGCCTCTGACGCCGGAGAATACAAAGAGGGGGAATTTCATGGTGCTGATCCACTTGCTGGATACGGACCTGACGGAGCACACACCTGCTGGGGGGGCGGGATTGTATAATCCTGTTGTGTTAATGGATAAGACGACTGGGCAGACGGATTTGGTGACGAGTCTCAGTTTGGGGCCGTTGATGAAGACCTCGACGGTGTTATTGACAAGTGCGAGGCCGGCAATTATTCCTTATACTGATCCGTTGGTTTCGTTGGCGAAGAGAATATTGTTTTTGCCGTATCACGTGTTGTTTACGCAACGGGCGGATGCGACGACGttggaggtgaagatggtggagggggtggcttttgggagtgggaggggtgacTCTTGGTTGAGAAAGGGGCAGGGAcagggggagaagatgccAAGGAgtatggtggtggaggtgcaggCTGGGCAGGGATTGGGGGTATATGAGTGCCGGGTCGAAATTGTGGCCAGGTTGAGGGGAttgaggtgggtgatgtATGAATGGCGTATCCTGTCGTTTTTTGGAATCACGGGGCTGTTttgggcggtggagatggggtgtttggtgttAGGGATTCTGCTTCTCGGGGGTATTCGTGCTAGCGATCAACAAAAGCAGATTGAAGACTGGGAACCGAGGCAGGAACCGACGCTGGAACAGAGTCTGATtaaggaggaagatgagatgTCGGATACGGAAAGAACATTTCCTACTGGGACGGGAGAACCGCCGTTGAGGTATGAGAGTTCGTCGgggctggaggggaagattaagaaggaggaaggcgaggagggattggACCTCTTAATGACCAAATTGCCAGATTTTGGTGAacttggggatgatgaggaggatggggaggggagcgaTTGGAAGGACTCGGGCATTGGTACGAGTACGAATTATAGTGATGCTGCAAAGGGGGAGGcagggccgaggaggagaagggtgagTAAGTCATAA
- a CDS encoding hypothetical protein (EggNog:ENOG503P2D4; COG:Q) — protein sequence MASRLRLSSRTPFSLHPHLYSPSNLPSYSRQLSLSSALQYAKRKPYPSSPPSPPQSPIRSKKSPLPPPNNFVPPKPKLSLYRDDTPTSKPPLTLEENIQRHRKIPLYGALAVAFLASLYISAVVTNTFKKPPVSDLTPLGPSLPQPHPSCCPPTGLPPSLTPVSALEFDTSLNTSESLSRITANRTYLASRAKGHVLEVACGTGRNLPYYSWEYVVHPFEEYSPEEQLAKAKSRMAKILDIKRGSSWGYGTKSKVTAGERRVGGMEGEVLSYTAVDVSPEMLSVARNRLRESVPGLRQVMAKKRVEPYPKLTNPEEVVPVVAALDGRVQLLLGDAEAGLPRGRERYDTVIQSFGLCSVKDPQGLLVKMAGRVVPGTGRILLLEHGRGWFGWINGLLDKYAPGHFQKFGCWWNRDIEGLVKGASEELGGRLEVVRMDRPWYHAGTTVVLELRVKEEGEGK from the coding sequence atggCCTCTCGACTAAGGCTGTCCTCAAGGACACCCTTCTCATTACACCCTCACCTCTATTCACCTTCCAACCTGCCCAGCTACTCCCGCCAATTAAGCCTCTCTTCAGCCCTCCAATACGCCAAACGAAAACCAtacccatcctcaccaccctcgccaccccAAAGCCCCATCCGCTCCAAAAagtccccccttcccccaccgAACAACTTCgtccccccaaaaccaaaactcTCCCTCTACCGCGACGACACCCCCACCtcaaaaccccccctcaccctagAAGAAAACATCCAACGCCACCGCAAAATACCCCTCTACGGCGCCCTCGCAgtcgccttcctcgcctccttgTACATCTCGGCAGTAGTAACAAACACCTTCAAAAAACCCCCCGTCTCcgacctcacccccctcggcccatccctcccccaaccccacccctcctGCTGCCCCCCAACTGGCCTACCCCCCTCATTAACCCCCGTCTCCGCCCTCGAATTCGACACCTCACTCAACACCTCCGAAAGTCTCTCCCGTATCACCGCCAACAGAACCTACCTCGCCAGCCGCGCCAAAGGCCACGTCTTGGAAGTAGCTTGTGGCACGGGGAGAAATCTGCCGTATTACAGCTGGGAGTATGTAGTTCACCCGTTCGAGGAATACTCCCCCGAGGAGCAGCTCGCCAAGGCGAAGAGTAGGATGGCGAAGATATTGGATATTAAAAGGGGGAGTTCGTGGGGGTATGGGACAAAGTCCAAGGTTACGGCTggtgagaggagggtgggggggatggagggtgaggttttgTCATATACGGCGGTGGATGTCTCGCCTGAGATGTTGTCTGTTGCACGCAATCGACTAAGGGAGTCGGTGCCGGGGTTGAGGCAGGTGATGGCTAAGAAGAGGGTTGAGCCCTACCCAAAACTGACGAACCCTGAGGAGGTCGTGCCGGTGGTTGCTGCGCTGGATGGGAGGGTTCAGTTACTGCTTGGGGATGCAGAGGCGGGACTgccaagggggagggagaggtatgATACGGTTATTCAGAGTTTCGGGCTTTGTTCGGTGAAGGATCCACAGGGGTTgctggtgaagatggcggggagggtggtgcccgggacggggaggattttgttgctggagcatgggaggggttggtttgggtggATTAATGGACTGCTAGACAAGTACGCGCCGGGGCATTTTCAGAAgtttgggtgttggtggaATAGGGAtattgaggggttggtgaagggggcgagtgaggagctgggggggaggttggaggtggtgaggatggataGGCCTTGGTATCATGCGGGTacgacggtggtgttggagttgagggtaaaggaggagggggaggggaagtga
- the HOF1 gene encoding formin-binding protein (COG:D; EggNog:ENOG503NVT9), with the protein MSRPGTRGNDTVRAASPAPTRSASPRPGSRASPSVGYGNGSASPNMFSSSTGSQHQSQQHRGSVSSQQQRGSYSGRYEQPGRGSPSVMGDGRSASPAPYSQRPASSMSGHQNHSMALSVAGSIPTGGGGDEGSLYGGSQRGRHGRSNTAGNVRAGSSGNVVASNMSLYEGSGGNGGASRARSKSVAAGGAGGRDRQVGDPGTYTRDGRAIMHFARALYMYQAAIPEELGFAKGDVLAVLRHQDDGWWEATVQGGNGQVGLVPSNYLQPLS; encoded by the exons ATGTCGAGGCCCGGGACGAGGGGGAATGATACGGTCAGGGCGGCGAGTCCGGCGCCGACGAGGAGTGCTAGTCCTAGGCCGGGGTCGAGGGCTAGTCCCAGTGTCGGGTATGGGAATGGGAGTGCGAGTCCGAATATGTTTTCGAGTTCGACGGGGAGTCAGCATCAGAGTCAGCAGCATCGGGGGTCTGTGTCGTCGCAGCAGCAAAGGGGGAGTTATTCTGGTCGGTATGAGCAGCCCGGGAGGGGGTCGCCGAGCGtgatgggtgatgggaggagtGCGAGCCCGGCGCCGTATAGTCAGCGGCCGGCGAGTAGTATGTCGGGACACCAGAATCATTCGATGGCGCTTTCGGTGGCGGGGTCGATCCcgacgggtggtggtggggatgaggggagTTTGTATGGGGGGAGTCAGAGGGGGAGGCATGGGAGGAGCAATACGGCCGGGAACGTCAGGGCGGGGAGCAGTGGGAATGTGGTGGCGAGCAATATGAGTTTGTAtgaggggagtggtgggaatGGAGGGGCGAGCAGGGCGAGGAGCAagagtgttgctgctgggggggctggggggagggataggcAGGTGGGGGATCCGGGGACGTATACTAGGGATGGGAGGGCTATTATGCATTTTG CTCGAGCACTGTATATGTACCAAGCGGCGATtccggaggagctggggtttGCAAAGGGGGATGTTTTGGCTGTGTTGAGGCATCaggatgatgggtggtgggaggcgACGGTGCAGGGTGGGAATGGGCAGGTTGGGTTGGTACCCAGTAACTATTTGCAGCCTCTGAGTTAG
- a CDS encoding hypothetical protein (EggNog:ENOG503P0W9; COG:S) has protein sequence MATQQDLQDLIRLMTVTRKIPMLQAMTSIKALQAVDLRSIKQISEASLPTVQEALKDDKVARALQNACKAVIKRNATQSSSPPSGGGVLKRGSSISSTSPVSKRAKSDVFMTGPVEMNPQELEASLELPICTDEDTIKETVIETNRAPLVLAFAVEMLRYTMPEQPLSSRLSLGQAVVSANSRSKAVSLGLDKGPSADQEGYGEGQPRVKVMGREVAVLKRSGYEWKGEERSGDEKKDGAGGSQATSATTASTLDPAPTPTATWSTSPPIIMKDSKFVARAIHLTSPSQRKYLMESLMHNHPELRSATHNAWAFRLKPPENANWLTQRTMREESFDDGETGCGDLMLKVMREAGAVDTLVVLTRWFGGTMLGPDRWRLMRTAVTSALGERMRKTGGSISLGGEALWGLDLEAMRKAQPGTTVGGYGSGKQLQPLTHVVGMHIHRPEAARSYLLRSFGKPSPPPADETAMSPSKKKAVHKTAKVLEAEREENLGLLLGALRLLFDSWADHLDVAELDRRTWAWYCAIRPEVDSGPNGWGGKGSVKLVDLLKLRRGDQS, from the exons ATGGCTACCCAACAGGATCTCCAAGACCTCATACGGCTCATGACCGTCACAAGAAAAATACCCATGCTCCAAGCTATGACATCAATCAAAGCCCTCCAGGCAGTTGATCTCAGGAG CATCAAACAAATATCCGAGGCGTCCCTCCCCACCGTTCAGGAAGCTCTCAAAGACGACAAGGTCGCACGCGCTCTCCAAAACGCCTGCAAAGCCGTCATCAAGAGAAATGCCACACagtcttcatcaccaccctctggCGGCGGTGTTCTCAAGCGTGGATCATCAATATCATCCACATCACCGGTATCCAAACGCGCCAAAAGCGACGTTTTCATGACTGGCCCTGTTGAAATGAACCCCCAGGAATTGGAGGCTTCCCTGGAGCTGCCAATATGCACAGACGAGGATACTATAAAGGAGACGGTCATCGAAACTAACCGGGCGCCACTCGTACTTGCCTTTGCGGTGGAGATGCTTAGATATACCATGCCTGAGCAGCCGTTATCGAGTAGACTCAGCCTCGGTcaggcggtggtgagcgCCAACTCTCGGTCCAAGGCTGTGAGTTTGGGACTGGACAAAGGCCCCAGTGCGGATCAAGAGGGGTATGGGGAAGGTCagccgagggtgaaggtAATGGGTAGGGAGGTTGCGGTTCTCAAAAGGAGTGGGTATGAGTGGAAAGGTGAGGAAAGGTCCGGCGACGAAAAAAAGGATGGAGCGGGAGGGTCACAGGCAACGAGTGCAACGACAGCCTCGACGCTGGACCCGGCGCCTACACCTACGGCTACTTGGTCTACGAGCCCGCCGATTATTATGAAGGACTCCAAGTTTGTGGCGAGGGCCATTCATTTAACGTCACCGTCGCAGAGGAAGTACTTGATGGAGAGCTTGATGCATAATCACCCTGAGTTGAGGAGTGCAACGCATAATGCCTGGGCTTTCCGGCTGAAGCCGCCAGAGAATGCGAATTGGCTCACTCAGAGGACCATGAGGGAGGAGTcgtttgatgatggggagacTGGGTGTGGGGATCTCATGCTGAAGGTTATGCGGGAGGCTGGGGCGGTCGATACACTCGTCGTTCTCACCCGTTGGTTCGGAGGGACGATGTTAGGGCCGGAcaggtggaggttgatgagaacTGCGGTTACGTCTGCGCTCGGTGAACGAATGCGAAAGACGGGAGGAAGTATTTCACTCGGAGGCGAGGCTCTTTGGGGCCTGGATCTTGAGGCCATGAGAAAAGCCCAGCCTGGGACCACAGTTGGAGGTTACGGGTCAGGCAAGCAGCTGCAGCCGCTAACCCATGTGGTGGGGATGCATATTCACCGGCCCGAGGCGGCCAGATCGTATCTGCTGAGGAGTTTTGggaagccatcaccaccgccagccgACGAAACAGCGATGAGCCCttcaaagaaaaaagcggTGCATAAAACGGCCAAAGTactggaggcggagagggaggagaatttggggttgttgcttGGGGCGTTGAGATTGCTTTTTGATAGCTGGGCGGATCATCTTGATGTGGCAGAACTCGATAGGAGGACGTGGGCTTGGTACTGCGCCATTCGTCCAGAGGTGGATAGTGGCCCAAATGGctggggtgggaaggggtcgGTGAAGTTGGTGGATCTTTTAAAGTTGAGACGAGGGGATCAGTCATGA